The sequence below is a genomic window from Coffea arabica cultivar ET-39 chromosome 8e, Coffea Arabica ET-39 HiFi, whole genome shotgun sequence.
TGTCTGCTAAATTCACCTGGCGAGGTAGTTCCGGCACATCATAAAGTCCTATCCGTGGAATGATATGCTAAATTCACCCATAGCCATAGGGGTAGTTCCGGCACATCACGAAGTCCCATTGCTTGGCACCTGCAACCTACTCCTAGATTCAGTCCACGGTCGTGATGCCACGGCGGTTGGACCCAGCTTGGAAAACCTGGTTACAGGTATGTGTTTGGAGAGAGAGCCTGTGGacaagttttcttttctttttgtttcttttttgggttTATTCTTATTTTGGCATTATTAAAACCTACACAAAAAATTAcaattgaaatattttacaCCAACTCAAGTTTTTTCTTTCCATCTCGACCTTTTAAAGAGTTAtagaaaacaaatctatagtAAAATTGAATTATGTGACTGAACAAATCAATtcacttttaaatttttaataggTGCGATGTAGAACATAGAGCCGAATGTTTATAATTGTCATTTTGCCAATATATTTGAATAATCCAAATTATGTTGGCTATATTAAATGTCTCACGGTTCAGTAAGAAACTATGAATCGAGTAATCCTATAAAATAAATTGTTATGagttatattttattttcaatgcTCGAAACCACACTacttatacttttttttttttttactggaaGGTATCCTGATCTGGTCAGAATCACCTGAATGGACCAGACTACTTCTCCCAAGCCGTGAGAGCCCTGCCCCAAGAATCACAACAGGATAACTCCCGAGAGTTAAACCTGAGATATACTCTTAAAGAGGAGACTATGAAAACCGTCAGAGTTACCTGAGAGCACCACACTACTTATACATCCATGTCGTTTTGTGTATAAATTTAGTTTAAACTACCAGTTAGGTAATTACACAAATATCTATTGGTATAAAGACTATTTTCTTAAACAATTTAGTCACATAACTAAATTTGTTCTATGAACAAATTGGCCGGCCCCAATCCATCTGATCGGACGATATAACTAAGTTATATTGCtcaaagaaagggaaaaacaaGTAACGCTACTGTTATAATATAGTGtaaccaaaggaaaaaaaaaacatagagaATCAACGTTACATGTTTTCCTATACGAGAAAAGATTATGCAGCCTCTTCTAAGTAATTATACTCTTTAAAGTTAGATTTATCCTCGGATGGTATGGTGGGCAATTTGAGTCGTTCAAAAGCATTAGACACTGCTCCAGGCCTCTGGGTCTGGGCTCTAGCTCCTCAGATTAGAGGAGCCTTAAACATTCTCCAAACGTGTCCTTGTCTAGTAGGACCCATGTGAATCCACTTCCTAGCAGAAAGGGTCGGGCTGTGACAAAATTGTAGTGACTGCTACGTGAAGTTAGTTTTGTGCTTTAATTTTAACCGGCAAACAGTAGATAGTGGAGGCGGAAGCCAACAGATATTTTAACCCAACCGTGGTTAAGTCCACATTTTAACCACAGTTAACAAAGTAGTTTATATTCAAACCCTGCCCTCAACCCCATCAAGCGTAAacccagagagagagagagagaacttcCACCATAGTTCCATCAGGATGATGATCGGAGATCATTCTCCCCGTTCAAATCCAACCGTCCAAGTACCTCCCTGGGATTTCTTAGATGACCATCGCACGGCTAATATTCACTCACCATATTCCATTTCCCTTAACGGCGGTAATGCTAGCAGTTTCGAACTTGCCTTGGATAACTTGACGGCGCTACAGCGATATCTGCCGTCGAACACAGGCTCCGACGACGTCGTCTCGGATACCGATGACTTGGATATACCTGTGGACGCGTTCTCATGCGATCAGTTCCGCATGTTCGAGTTTAAGGTCCGCAGGTGCGCACGTGCCAGGTCACATGACTGGACTGAGTGTCCGTATGCTCATCCGGGCGAGAAGGCTCGCCGGAGGGACCCGCGCAAGTATCATTATTCCGGTAGCGCTTGTCCGGACTTCAGGAAAGGCGCGTGTAAGAAGGGCGACTCCTGCGAGTTCGCTCACGGCGTATTCGAGTGCTGGCTCCACCCTGCTCGCTATCGTACGCAGCCCTGTAAAGATGGGACCCAGTGTCGCCGGAGGGTCTGTTTCTTTGCTCATACTCCTGATCAGCTGCGCGTCCTTCCTCAGACCGAGTGCTATGACGGATCTCCTAGTCGACTCGGATGCAACTCGCCGGGTCGACATGCTTATGATTCTGGTGTCTCGCCCCTGAACGCGAAAAATGGCGCGTTTGGGTCGTCTCCCACTTCGGTTCTGTCCTCCCCGCCTTCTTCCCCGGCTTCCGAGTCCCCGCCCATGTCGCCTAGCGGAGCGGTTAGTTTGAACTCAGTGAGTGGACTGGCTCAGTCAATGCGTAACCTGCAGATTGGTAACACGAGGATGACTGCTGGGTCTCCTCCATGGGGGATTCAAGTGGGTGGTGGGTTTTGTTCGCCTCGGAGCCCCTCCACTTTAAGGCCCGGGTTCACGAGCCTGCCCGCTACTCCGACCCCGGCGCGAACTCGGTCCGGACTCGGTGCGTTTGATCTGTGGGACAAGGCATGCCAAGAGGAGCCGGCGATGGAGCGGGTTGAATCCGGTCGGGACCTTCGTGCAAAGATCTATGCAAAACTGAGCAAGGAGAACTCCCTCGAGTCAGCCACCCCGGTTCCTGATTTCGGGTGGATTTCCGAACTCGTGAAATGATCCTGGTCGTGTTTTGATCGAATTCTTTTTTGATGTGTCAGATACCGGGTTAAATCGGGTCGGCGGCCTTGTGAGTACGTGGATGCAAGTTGAAAGTTGTGTAAATAAAgcttttaaatttttgaatGGTGGAGGGATTTAAGTGTTTAAATCGCCATTTTGTGGGAGATTAAATTTGGAAGAgcagggagaaaaaaaaatgtagtttGTATATTTTGTATATTCGATTTTAGTACGATTTTAGGGCTGCCGATGTATATTTCATATTCATGTTCTTAACCACGTTTGACTCTGTATTGCCTTTCGAATTTCAAGAGGTTAATCTCTCTTAGAAAATGTCACCTGCCTGGTATTTTAGTGGTTAGTATATTTGGGAGGTTTTTAATTGTGAGATACATTTCAGTGGTTAGTCTGGCATTTGGCAAAAATACGTGCGGAGAGGAGTCTGGTTTGGGCATTAAGTATCTGGATACTGATTATTCTGTCAAAGATTTATTCTGTTTTTAGAAGCCAGAGAGCAATATTATTAtgttttacttatttttattttttcaagtaAGAGAGGGGTTGGATTTGAGATTATTGATTAAAAGGCAAAGCCTGTACATTAAGTTCAATCGATAATTAATTAGTAAAACACTTTATTAATAACTAAAAATGCACGATGGAAAATAATTACTATTTATTGTAATCTTTTTGTAATATACGGTAATTGAGGTCAAAATGTggttcaaaaataaaatttgttttttAAGAATaataagtaatttttttttttaaagtggaGAGGGTTGAATTTGATGGTAAAATTGAAGGGATTGTAAGTAGATTTTTTGGGTGTAAATCTTCtcgcttgaaaaaaaaaatgaaagattttTCTAAAGAATCTGATCTCCAAATGCATCCAATACCCTTTTAgagataatttttttaatacttTCAATGTAACCATTCCTTTTACACGAGAATTAGTGATGCATGTCATATCATACGTGCAATTGAAAAATAGGGAAAAGGTTGATGTTAGTATGTGTTATGCATTTAGATTTTTATATGGAGCATGAAAATTCAATTCCATTTTTATTAGcattaatcataaaaaaaaaagtcattgaAGATGTGAATTAAAGCATTGTTTAGATtaccatttttctttaaaaaaattttaagtttttCGTGAACATATTTCTTAATCGCTTTTTTAACACATGTATATTAAATCATTACAGCatatattttctataaaaatttcaaaatatagtAATTCAAACGGGCACGAGTGAAATATGAAAAGTTGAAAGTAAGTTTGTCAATCGGGCATCTGAACTTTAACAAACCAAAGTTCTACTCATGTAGTTAGTACAACTTTCTGATTTTGGCTTATAAGTTTCGGATTGATAAATATGAACTCATACTTGACTTATAAAATATTCAGGTTATGAGTTTAATTTGGATTTAGTTCAAATTCCCCTATTGCTCatgaattttcttaatataattattataactaTCAAGTTCTAAAGCTAATTTAACATCCACAAGATCACAACATTAAAACTATACACGAATTAGTAACAGTTaattaaaaagtatataaatcaagaatttttcaacaataatatATCCAATTAGTTCAATGtacatgaaaaataaataataaaatatgatCATCAGTCAGTACATTTTTAAAAGTCCTCAAATAATATATACGAATGCATATTGAAGGGTCGAACCTGTATTAAATTTAAGCTATTAAGATTCAAACTCGACTCATATTTAATTTAAATCTAATATTTAGGTCCAAACTCAACTCAATTCAACGATAATTATTATTCATCGAACTTTTATTGGACCGAATGGGAGGAGATGGGGCTGGTTGCATTGACGGTCCTAGTCGAAAGTACAAACAGAGCCAACAAACTGTAGTTGGTTCTTCCGGAAATTCTGCAGTGTGGAAAGGTTCACTACTGTCAATGGAGATAAGATCTCGTCTTGTCCCCATGGAAGAATAATTAAAGCGACCCCCGTTGAAGTTTTGGTAGTATTTAATCAAAGATTGGGatttattcatttaaaaaaCGAGTGCAAAAGAAAACGAGCATAGAGATAGCGGCATAGAACGGTAGGAAAAGATTTTCGGGACCTACGGCTATATCATAtataaaatggattggatgggCTGGGGTCTAAGTCACTAGAGGAGGAGAAGATAGGTGTGGTGGCTAGTGCCATCaaggagggacttaagtccTTTTTTGGGTTGTTAACGACGGTTTAAACCGGCAGCCAAAAAAATCTAAGATAGTgccatagaaaaaaaaaaaaaaaagaaaagaaaagggataggTGTGGTACAAAATCTTCTTGTCTTCTTCACGAGCTTAGTGCAGCTGATAATAATGACTGCATTCCATCTGTGAAAAACAGGACCAGTTTATTGAGTACACAAGAAAAAGGGGAGAACCAATTAAGTCGCAGAAAGCAAGAGAAGACTTATCTCCTTAGGATTAGATTTGTGACGTGGACGCTCGGACTAATAAAACAACGTCCTTATCTTTAAGCAAAACTGTgacctttttgtttttttattttggtccGTACTTACTGTCCATAATCTctttgtatatgtatatatatatatttgctaaaaaaaaaatatccaaTGAGAAAGGTTCCAAAATGACGTTCAGATtggaccctttttttttaaaaaaaaaacgaaaaagaaaaaactgcaATGCCAACAAGAAACCAAGTGAAATATAACGCAGTGACTAAGGTTGAAatccaaaaattaaatgattttgTTATGAAGTTAATGAAATGATGAGTATGGATGTACATTAATTTTCCGAAAAGATACATTGAAACCTTCAATCCCTACAAGATTCATGGTACAATCATGTATGTTCTTATACTCCATCTATCCTaatcctgttttttttttcacacagtttaagaaaaatatagttaactttgttagaaaagtaaatatagattgctatttttctaaaatatcctcacattaaatatggtacaactttatgggaacttgaattgatggtaaaaaaagaatcaactctcattaaatggggtaggtttatagtgataactacttacattgaataagggtattttaggaaaattaaaatacaactacattcttcaattgaaaagtggactacaatttgggacagatgaaaaaggaatacaggaCTGTTAAAGTGAGACGGAGGAAGTAGTTTATTAGTTCATTATGAAATTATTGAATTCATGTGTTTGAAGTATAAAATTCATGCATCTATATTAATGTTAGTAAATGTACTTTTGATCCTGTATCACTTATAAATAGAGGACAAATAAGCCTCATTTGTAACCCTTTAAACCTTTGATAATAGAAGTGAACGCTCTTACTATTTTCATGTCTCTATTCTACTCTCTTTAtatttaacttttcttagtttaATTTATTAGTTTCACAGCTGATTTGGATTTGAATCCCTCTCCCTGCTTGTTAAATTCCATCTCTCTCTGactaaatttttctaaaaaaaagaaaagaaaagaaaagctgagTGAGACATAATAGAGCGAGTATTAATTTACTCATTTACCGCAGACAAACGGACGCCTAATACTTGCCTGTATGCCCACTTGGATCAGTGTTAGGTGAAAGAAGTGGAGTGCTGCTTTTGGATAatcattaattaattaaatccTCAGTTTGGACAATATCTGGTTAATAACAACAAAATCTCTAATATTTCTTTACTCTTGGGAGAAGCCTTCAATGAAGCGACAGGGACCGGTTTGACAAGGTGCCACTTGCTGATATTTGGGGGTCCCACAACAAATATCTGTGACTCTAATCTCTTCTTCGGTTTCTTCAAGCTCACAGGTTCATGTATTTTCTGTAATATTCAAATGCGTTACTGGGGCTGTAGATCGGAGGTTTGAATCACATCTGCagcgaaaaaaatttaaagaaagtGTCTAATCATCTATTTGATCTAGTCAAGTCTGTATATCTGCTAATCTCTTACACAATTTTTTAAGATTCCCCTTCCCTCCTCCCTCCCTCCTTATAGAATAGGATAGCGCTACTGCTAATATGGTACTTTTCCGTCACATAAAATTTATCATATTCATCACtgttttttaaattaattatcatttaaaaaaaattaattcatgtTTTTCAATACAAATTTGTCTTTATTTTTATGTGATCCACCACTTATTTCTCATAATTATTAATACATCGTATAAAAGATGATCCACTATTAATTTTACAGGCTCGAGAGGATAGTATATTTTATTATTGATGGTCAAGTAGATAAGGACGTAGATAAGGTGGGCCCTGGGGATTGGGGGTAGATTGGTCATTATGGAGGGGACAAGGGTGGATTTAAAAACTAGTATGAAACAGGCCgacaaaagaaacaatcatgGGATGGTCCAAAGTGTACCTGGTTGAGTTTTCAGTAGTTCTCGTTGAACTACGCAAAGGCAAAAGGGGGAAACGGCAGCATATCTATCTATCCAGCCATATTTCCTCAAAAGCCGTAAGTGATTTGTTTGTGTCCTATGATGCGCTAATGTAACAGTGGGATGTCCTGGAATCCTGTGCTTCCCCACCCCAAAACATAGTAGCAGATATCGATCATCTTTTATTTTATGGAGCCGTCACAAAACTTAACTCTGGTTCACtacgtattttttttttttttcgaaaacaTAAATCTAATCTATTCTACACTAAAAGGAAGGAGGCGAACTTAAGAAAGCCCAAAAATAATTCGAAAGGGACTGAATCACTACCAGATCAAACGGATGCTGGCCACTGAGCCATTAGCCCAATGGTTCTGGTTCACTACTTACTAATATAGCTGAAATTAGGTGTTTTTTGGTCAAACGTAATTGCTAAAGAGGAAGTTTTGCACTGCCATTAATTGACAGGAAATGTGGGCTAAGACTGTGCTACAGGTGACAGTTATTACACTCATTTCTAGCAAAACTCACTTAACTAAGGTGGTGTGAGAATGGTTGGATTGGGTGATACAAATGAATGGATTGTATAGAAAATCTTGGactcaaaattttttactttaaaaaaagaaaagaaaaaacatatctgtttggattgtaaattatttgagatatttttattgtagcattttttgtgatgtgatgtatgtgagataaaaaggtaattggaaaggtaaaaaggtgtattggaaattataatgatgatgtaagtaaatatatttggccaaataaattgttgtccaaacaaaccttatatatataattaagcTCCTACAGTAGCATTCTATCGTATTGAATATGCCATCAAATGATCAATTACgcaaaaaattttactgtaaaaCTTGTAATCTAAACAGACTCTCAATTAGCTCCATCATCTATTAAGCATAACTAACCATCAAaagtaaaaagggaaaaaaaaaatgacaactcTGTTTGATTCCAGTGTTTCTcgagtacttttttttttaatgtttggaGTCTACAGTAACtccaaaaataatttcaaatatattaaaataaaataaatcctcatcctctcttttctttcacaTACCACCACCAGCCATTAGCCATCATTGGCCATCACCGCCGATAGCCACTACTACTAGCGGTCgctatctatttttttttttctctctctgtctcttcATCTCTCTCCACCCTTATCTTCTCGTTCCCCCATTCCCCACTATTCCTTCCTCTCCCATTTTCTGGTTGCACTGATAGCGATCAGATTTGGTTGGGCACAGGAACAGAGGGGTGCAGGGGACAAAGAGAAGGAAAGGGGAAGAGGAAGAAGGAGATAAGAAAGaagaggagaagagagaggacagTGGAAAGCaaaagagggaggaggaggatgAGGGAGAAGAGATGTGGAGGAGGGGAGGGTGGATAGTGGtgtagtttttttaaaaaaatttaaaagacctttattaaattttaaattctaaaaatatattttaaaaatatcctaaaaacattaaaaaaaatctatctatttatagtaaaagttttttCTATATACATTGATaaagtaaagttttaaaaaaaaacattttcaaaaaaatcatttacagtcaaattttttttatatatatcgttgcagtaaaatttttaaagaaacGCCTTAAAAAACATATACTCCACATCTATTCATACGGAGCTAACAACAATACTTAAAGCTACCATCATCTCTAACGTAGGAGTTGTCTGAAAACACGACAGACTTCTTGAAGACCCCCAACTACCTCGGCAGTTGTTGCGGTGGTGGGAGTAAAGacataaatcacaaaaacttTGCGTTGTCTTTACTTTATGTCAAGGCAAAATGAGGTCCAAAATCGGGAAACATCAGGATCCTCGGTCCTGAGTCCTTAATTGgcaaaaaaaaggggggaagGATGTTCTATACAATTAAGTAGAGAGTCCACTGTATTTTACGTGTCTTTTGTTAGTCCACTGTATTATGTTTTTGCAGAAAATGTATAAAGCTTGGGCCGAAATAGTTATTagatcttaaggaaacaaaaaaaaattaaaacatgatgtttatataggagaaataataatataataaaaaatggcacagagtgtgggacagaagatccgttgcgacaTATAAGACTCTCTTCAATTTATACACTTTATTTTCCTGACTTCTTTTCACAAATTTTGCTGAGTATTCTATATACACTTTTTCATTAcaaatttcattcaaaaaagtTGACTTGACATCCATTTAATAAATTCTCCAATTATTTTAGACAGTTGAAGAAATTATCACAAGGACTGTGTCAAACTTGACAATTGGTGCAAATACTTCAAAATAGTCAATCCCGAGATTCTGCTTGTATTCCTTCACAACTAATCTCGCCTTGTATCAATCAATTGCTTcactaaatttaaattttgtctgGTGTACCAATTTCActccaataattttttttaccaGTTGGAAGAGAAATAACCTATTAGGTGTCATTCTTCTCTACTGTATGAATTTTTTCCTCCATTATTTTTACCTAACGATCATCATTGGTTGCCTTCTTATACACAATTGGGTCACAATCtatatataaagtaaaattaataatattttcGTCAGAAGGAACATT
It includes:
- the LOC113704065 gene encoding zinc finger CCCH domain-containing protein 23-like, giving the protein MMIGDHSPRSNPTVQVPPWDFLDDHRTANIHSPYSISLNGGNASSFELALDNLTALQRYLPSNTGSDDVVSDTDDLDIPVDAFSCDQFRMFEFKVRRCARARSHDWTECPYAHPGEKARRRDPRKYHYSGSACPDFRKGACKKGDSCEFAHGVFECWLHPARYRTQPCKDGTQCRRRVCFFAHTPDQLRVLPQTECYDGSPSRLGCNSPGRHAYDSGVSPLNAKNGAFGSSPTSVLSSPPSSPASESPPMSPSGAVSLNSVSGLAQSMRNLQIGNTRMTAGSPPWGIQVGGGFCSPRSPSTLRPGFTSLPATPTPARTRSGLGAFDLWDKACQEEPAMERVESGRDLRAKIYAKLSKENSLESATPVPDFGWISELVK